A segment of the Xenopus tropicalis strain Nigerian chromosome 6, UCB_Xtro_10.0, whole genome shotgun sequence genome:
GCAGCCGGTATGGGGCTGTGATAGAGGGGGCAGCCGGTATGGGGCTGTGATAGAGGGGGGCAGCCGGTATGGGGCTATGATAGAGGGGGGCAGCCGGTATGGGGCTATGATAGAGGGGGGCAGCCGGTATGGGGCTGTGATAGAGGGGGGCAGCCGGTATGGGGCTGTGATAGAGGGGGGCAGCCGGTATGGGGCTGTGATAGAGGGGGGCAGCCGGTATGGGGCTGTGATAGAGGGGGGCAGCCGGTATGGGGCTATGATAGAGGGGGGCAGCCGGTATGGGGCTGTGATAGAGGGGGGCAGCCGGTATGGGGCTGTGATAGAGGGGGGCAGCCGGTATGGGGCTGTGATAGAGGGGGGCAGCCGGTATGGGGCTGTGATAGAGGGGGCAGCCGGTATGGGGCTGTGATAGAGAGGGGCAGCCAGTATGAGAgagtacagcactgcggaatatgttggccctttataaataaatgttaataataataatagtgatgTTTATTTAAAGATTTGAGACTTTTGCATTGTGACGAttgatttgtttttctattacagctGTGTTATGAAGGAGCTGCAGTCCCTTGGCAAAGAGCTCTATGGGGCCAAATTAATTGCCCAAAGATTTCAAGTGAGGAGCTGCTCTCATTTCCAGAATCCCGTCAGTGGCTCCACGTGCCTTTTATCCTTGACTGCCGACGGCAACCCTCACCATTATTTCATCGCCACACAGGTACCAGCGAGACGTGCCGCCTACATACAGCTCTCTGCCATTCATACGCGGCCCTGCTTAGTTACTTGCACTCAGTTTCCTCGCTAAGAAGCGGTGCTGCTCTGGGTCTCCAGAGATTTTTATTTGCCTCATTAGTGTAAATATGTGATAATCTAGACAGCTTGCCATTACAGTGTCATTACAGTaagcagtgtgtgtgtgacaaCATGcaggatatttattattttttattatatataccgGTATGTATTATTTGTTTTACCATGGGAAAGGTGTAGCCCATGAATAAAATTTCCAGGATAATAATTCTTCCTTTTGTTCTATACACCCTTTTTtgacattatatttgtattaagcAGCAGTTTGCCCcttggaaagagacagaagagaaaggcaaataatttagaagCCATAGAAAATAAGTCATATCTTCAATCCTCAATATGCTTTGGGCAGCTCTTATGCTTTAGAGTCATCAGAAATTATGGTTATTCTGTCATAAAATCTGATGCTATTAGGCTAAATTCTCACATTCTGAGCAAAATGCTTTGGTTTTGGTAATGTGCtgattatcgtgactattatgtcGGGATTTATGTAACCCCCtcttgtaaattataaggatataagaagaCACAGAtgaattccatgaccatataaaaacacaaggctgcagggtCAGGGgtgtttatacaggtcatgaaactcttgAGTTGATATCTAATATCCTCAGGGGGTAGATTATActctataatacacaagtttcaggcAAAACATAAAGCACAGCATTTATAGTCTAGTTCTTCTCGCTTATTTTGAAGAGCTAAACCCATAGTGACATCAATAATGTCGTTTATTCAAGTGTACagttatgagacctgttatccagaatgctcgggacctggggttttccagatgaggtttttccataatttggatcgccataccttaagtctgctaaaaatcatttaaacattaattaagcccaataggaatattttgcttctagtaaggatgaattatatcttagttgggatcaagtacaggtactgttttattattacagagaaaagggaatcatttaaccattaaataaacccaatagggctgttctgctcccaataaggggtaattatatcttagttgggatcaactacaggtactgttttattattacagagaaaagggaataatttaaccatgaaataaacccaatagggctgttctgcccccaataaggggtaattatatcttagttgggatcaagtacaggtactgttttattattacagagaaaagggaataatttaaccattaaataaacccaatagggctgttctgcccccaataaggggtaattatatcttagttgggatcaagtacaggtactgttttattattacagcataACAACGAAatagtttttaaacatttgaattatatgattacaatggagtctatgggagatgatacATATAAAGGGAGTGAGTGATCCCCACTAAATCCAGAAGTCCCGTTTTGCAGTGTGGCTCCTACTAGATCTGTTTTATTTTGCTGTTACAATAGAAATGCAGTTGACCCTGTGAGGTGCAATATGCAGACTGTATTAGTGCATCATAATGAATCATCTCCATCAAGTAGATTAGCCTTTTAATCCTGGATTAGGTTTTATTGTATATAGAAACACGTCGATTTTAATCAAGTCAAATAATGGGCGCGTTTGTTCCCACTTTCTTGGTGCCTTAATCTGATACTAGTTTATTAGCGAGCTTAAAGGATTAGTAAATTGAAAATACAGCCTTGGCGAAGTCATTTGATAACGCAGCCGCtacattttcatttgttacaGGATCAAGAATTGGCAGCGAAAGTAAAGAAGAGGGCTGGCGTGCCACTGATGTTCATCATTCAGAACACCATTGTGCTGGACAAACCCTCCACGAAATCTCTGGCCCGCGTGGAAGCATTGCAGTCCAATCAGCTGGTGCCGGAACACCAGAGACACAGCATCAAGCACCTTAAGGATGAGCAGGGGGTTGCAAAGGACTCGGAGCGCAAAGGAAAGAAACGCAAGCGAGTGAAAGGCCCAAACCCACTCAGCTgcataaagaaaaagaagaaagccCCCCAGCAGCAGCCTGCAGCTTCTACTTCCGCCCAAACAAAGAGGAAGAGGCGGAGAAAGCACGGGAAACCTGCAGGAAGTGAAACGGTGCAAGGGAGCTGATAGAATGCTGCGCTGTGAGAcctatattgtatatttttattttatattaaaaagaatctatttaTGTTCATTTTCCTTTCTTTACATTCATCCATGTTTGTTTCttgccttaaggtggccttacacaggcagatttcagctgtctATTCTgttccttcagaccgattcatcagcttatctgcccatgtatgagcacCCCTgctgggcctacctgaccaatatctggcctaaaatggagcagatcttgattgggcaggtttgattttcccatccaATCGGGGGCCACATCGGTTTGTTGATGCATTTCTCagtcctagggccaaatgatcaaatccgtgtatggccagtttgacttgaatacaggtatgggatccgttatccagaaagctctgaattacagaaaggccgtctcccatagactccattataagcaaataattttaatttttgaaaatgatttattattacagagaaaaaggaaaacagtacctgtacttgatcccaactaagatataattaccccttattgggggcagaacaatcctattgggtttatttaatggttaaatgattcccttttctctgtaataataaaacagtacctgtaattgatcccaactaagatataattaccccttattgggggcagaacattcctattgggtttatttaatggttaaatgattcccttttctctgtaataataaaacagtacctgtaattgatcccaactaagatataattaccccttattgggggcagaacagccctattgggtttatttaatggttaaatgattcccttttctctgtaataataaaacagtacctgtacttgatcccaactaagatataattaccccttattggggcagaacagtcctattgggtttatttaatggttaaatgattcccttttctctgtaataataaaacagtacctgtacttgatcccaactaagatataattaccccttattaggggcagaacagccctattgggtttatttaatggttaaatgattcccttttctctgtaataataaaacagtacctgtaattgatcccaactaagatatacagtggtgtgaaaaaccatttaaaaactgcattttgtgtttacttgtgttatctttgactaatagttaatggtttttgatgagcagaaacatttaagtgtgacaaacatgcaaaagaataagaaatcaggaagggggcaaatagtttttcacaccactgtaattaccccttattgggggcagaacagccctattgggtttatttaatggttaaatgattcccttttctctgtaataataaaacagtacctgtacttgatcccaactaagatataattaccccttattggggcagaacagccctattgggtttatttaatggttaaatgattccctttttctctgtgataataaaacagtacctgtacttgatcccaactaagatataattaccccttattggggcagaacagccctattgggtttatttaatggttaaatgattcccttttctctgtaataataaaacagtacctgtacttgatcccaactaagatataattaccccttattggggcagaacagccctattgggtttatttaatggttaaatgattccctttttctctgtgataataaaacagtacctgtacttgatcccaactaagatataattaccccttattggggcagaacagccctattgggtttatttaatggttaaatgattccctttttctctgtgataataaaacagtacctgtacttgatcccaactaagatataattcatccttaatgGAAGCACAACAAGCCTACTGGGTGttttcaatattaaaatgatttttagcagacttaaggcatggagatccaaattacagaaagaccccttatccggaaaacccccaggccccgagcattctggataacaggtcccatacctgtactcaaaaaACCAATTACTCCCAGGGATGCAGAGTGCTTTAAAACCATCTTTGTCTTTATTATGGAGAAATGCagaatgaaaattaaaaataaatgcattgcATTAGAATGCCACTGTCTGCCTCATACTAaatattttacactgaacttcccctttaattgagaattcacctgtaaaaaaaaaaaaaaaaaaatggtttctatATGGCTTATGAATTAGAAATTTCCCACGTGAATGCTTCTGCACTAGAAGGGCCACTTGTACCCCACAGACGTCTCTCGGTAAGTTGCACCGCATAATAAAGAGCCATACGCGGCATTATCTGTTGTAACAGCAGGAATATCTATTCCAGTTGCCGTCAGATGGAAAGGGAACATAGGCTGCCTGCTTtagagatttggggagaatataGTTATTTAAAGCTGACAGTGACAGTTCATCCTTTATGACCTATTCTACCGTGTCATGGACGCAGGAGCGGAGCCTGCACATAAATCAGTGCTGTGAGACTGCTACAGAATAATCCTTCCCTCTGATTCGGGGGGGAGTGGGCACACAGTGTGTGTAGCATAATGCCTCCAGTGCTCTGGGCCCTGCCCGTGGCCCTCCTAGTGAAATGCAATACAGTCTCTTGGCTAGGAGCAAGATGGAACGTTCACAGATGTCGACGcatttttatagaaataaaaacaGGTGGGAATAGAAGTTATAAGAACTCGCCATGTTTGTAAAGAAGCTGCGCAGAGTAGAAAGTGACTGTTTGTCAACTTAAAACTAACCGGAAGGCGGAAGGGGACTGCGTAATGAATTGTATCCATGTTTCAGAATGTTTAAAGACATAATTGTGAGAAATATCAAggcaatgagcaaactggggGTGCAACTTATGTGTTTTAGCCAATAATATAAGAAAGAGGGGTACAGCACGGACAGACAGTGGATGCCAAGCAACAAGGAGAATGGTGGCTCAgtactattattattagtaacatttatttataaagcgccaacatattccgcagcgctgtacaataagtgggttccatacattggacatacagagtaacatataaagcaatcaataaccgatacaagaggtgaagagagccctgcccaaaagagcttacaatactAGCAGTACAGGGAGTATAACATACATTCTTGCAGTGTATTTAAGTGTCTTCTCTGGTCCCTTTAACTTATGTGCAATAGAGCATGCTGGGGCACAACTGATAAGTCAGACATAGGGAATATTCCTGGGCATGTCCTGATAAAGTCACCAGTCTGTTCCATGTTAAACCAACAGTAACATCTAGCTGGAAATAGTCCCCGTGTAGCTCCCATACATTAATTCATTCTCAAACTGACAAGTATTGAGCACCTAAGAGTCTTTAGCATAATAATCAAGGTTTCaaatataataaaagataaagggaaagttgtgcttaaaTATTAAATCATTATGTGGGGgcgcaatgaggctgtgaccagaGAATTCATACAGACACAAGATAATATGGGAGTTAGAGCCtagaaagcaagcaagttgcaggtaaaactcagtctctGGGTAAAATatgtaatgaagcagtagaagCGGATGTtaaattatacaactttttatgtctgtaaaACATGTTGTACCTGTTCTGAGATACAAGCGATCTTTTCTGCAcctttcctttctctcctttgatCACAATCCCCCCTAAAGCTCAGCGGCTGCCGGCCGTCCTACTCCCTGGTGCCCAAAGGGGCAGCAACTCCAGAACAAATATGTAGATATGCGAAGCTTAAACACCCTTTACCCCTGCCTAactgttaaagaagaaggaaaggaaaaatcaCTGtaaggcaccccccaatgattgtaaggctgaaaaaagacacacgtctatCAAGTTTAAttttaacggagaaggaaagccattctggcattttactgccaatagattcgccacattcgtgccacctagaacaatatatttattaggcagaaaacattgccatacctgagtaaagagccctagtaGCTTTCtacagcagttgccattttaagtagcttcctgtatGCAGTCTCTAGCTCTTATAGCGTTAAGGGTGAGGggtgcaggagaggagagagctgcgcagactctggccatgaaattaaggatttttctgagagaggaagtcagacactggaacatcatgtttacaaaaaaggagacaaaaaatcctgtgtttcttttgattgaggactcagtgcagcattactgtaagtgcttatggctgtatttacacagacctttctgataaagcttagttagttcttaacctttccttctcttttaatgcctatatataacctgcctaactgctagttgatccagaggaaggtaaaaaccccatctggaccctctctaactcaataatgtcccgtttgagcactggagaccaaaactg
Coding sequences within it:
- the utp23 gene encoding rRNA-processing protein UTP23 homolog (The RefSeq protein has 1 substitution compared to this genomic sequence), with amino-acid sequence MKITRQKHAKKYLTFYRFNFGLREPYQVLLDGTFCQAALRNKIQIKEQLPKYLMGEVQLCTSHCVMKELQSLGKELYGAKLIAQRFQVRSCSHFQNPVSGSTCLLSLTADGNPHHYFIATQDQELAAKVKKRAGVPLMFIIQNTIVLDKPSPKSLARVEALQSNQLVPEHQRHSIKHLKDEQGVAKDSERKGKKRKRVKGPNPLSCIKKKKKAPQQQPAASTSAQTKRKRRRKHGKPAGSETVQGS